One part of the Bacteroidia bacterium genome encodes these proteins:
- a CDS encoding M48 family metallopeptidase, whose product MTKADFKERVYHWAEKLDADINSTTVRPMKRKWASCSTRKHLTFNHELLSYSNDVVDYVIVHEILHCFVPNHGRLWKSLMRAHLGDYEEAERFLKVKTIKS is encoded by the coding sequence GTGACTAAAGCTGATTTTAAAGAAAGAGTATATCACTGGGCTGAGAAACTTGATGCAGATATCAATTCTACGACAGTGCGTCCGATGAAGAGGAAATGGGCCTCTTGTTCTACTCGAAAACATCTCACCTTCAACCACGAGTTGCTCTCATACTCCAATGATGTGGTGGATTATGTTATTGTGCACGAAATACTTCATTGTTTTGTCCCAAACCATGGTCGCCTTTGGAAGAGCTTAATGCGTGCACATTTGGGAGATTATGAAGAGGCAGAAAGATTCTTGAAGGTAAAAACAATAAAATC
- a CDS encoding HsdR family type I site-specific deoxyribonuclease, producing MPKPGEHKTVQARILKYAKEIGWTFVPRSEAESFRGFDQSKTSPAEKAKNASAFFTDHLYEKVIQLNPEYTESKGALIGDFSRLHHDIWGNQNFHQYLRNEATFFHPGENREYDLKLIDYDNFENNTLHVTEEFYWNNGRYGTREDVVFLVNGMPILVIECKNANKDEAIALGVDQIRRYHRETPELFVPQMLFTATESIGFAYGVTWNLVRRNIFNWKDEQIGHLESKVKSFCEPTRLLKMVKDYVIFAEKDEMMQKYILRQHQTEAVEAVVERSHDAKKTRGLVWHTQGSGKTFTMIKAAELLFKAPESEKPTILLLIDRNELEDQMLKNLTSLGLNNVRHAYNIKELQKILRDDYRGVVVTMIHKFRDLKPNVNTRSNIYVLVDEAHRTTGGDLGNYLMAGIPNATYIGFTGTPIDKTAYGKGTFKTFGVDDAQGYLHKYTIKDSIADGTTLPLYYNLAPNEMLVPVEDLENEFLALAESEGVADIEELNKILDRAVNIKNFLKGRNRIEKVAKYVAEHYQLNVEPLGYKAFLVAVDREACALYKKAIDKYLPGDYSAVVYTGNNNDKELLKEFHIDEREERRIRREFTKHGEQPKILIVTEKLLTGFDAPILYAMYLDKPMRDHTLLQAIARVNRPYENEDQEMVKPHGFVLDFVGIFDKLEAALAFDSEEINAIVKDIKLLKTLFASKMRDKAPQYLALIEQNFNDKDVDSLIEYFRDKDRRKEFFKEYKEIEMLYEIISPDAFLRSYIDDYGTLSAIYQVVSRAYAKRVYVDRDFQKKTSELVQEKIGATDIEMVNEFYEINEDTISQIQKKTGGDNTKVINLVKSIEKNAEEQSGDPFLIAMSDRAQTVKESFENRQMTTSEALQELFKQIEEDNRRRREQSKKGFDGLTFFFYRTLLDVGVGEAEEVGKRIKGAFTEHVNWVSSERDYRELRRKVTFAVLSQVDDPNIATDIVEHLFTIIKKAHKI from the coding sequence ATGCCTAAACCAGGAGAACATAAAACTGTCCAAGCTCGCATCTTGAAATATGCCAAGGAAATTGGGTGGACATTTGTCCCTCGCTCTGAAGCAGAATCCTTTCGCGGTTTTGATCAGTCAAAAACTTCTCCAGCAGAAAAAGCCAAAAACGCTTCAGCCTTTTTTACTGATCACCTATATGAAAAAGTTATACAACTAAATCCAGAGTATACTGAGTCAAAAGGAGCATTGATTGGAGATTTTTCTCGGCTCCATCACGATATCTGGGGCAATCAAAATTTTCACCAATACCTCCGTAATGAGGCTACATTTTTTCATCCTGGAGAAAATCGTGAATACGATCTCAAACTCATCGATTATGACAATTTTGAAAACAATACACTTCATGTAACCGAAGAATTCTATTGGAACAATGGACGATATGGAACACGAGAAGATGTAGTATTCCTGGTTAATGGTATGCCGATTTTAGTCATCGAGTGTAAAAATGCCAACAAAGACGAAGCCATTGCACTTGGGGTTGATCAAATTCGTCGCTACCACCGTGAGACTCCAGAATTGTTCGTTCCTCAAATGTTGTTTACTGCAACAGAATCAATAGGCTTTGCATATGGTGTAACCTGGAATTTGGTACGCCGAAATATCTTTAACTGGAAGGATGAGCAAATCGGACATCTTGAATCTAAAGTAAAATCATTTTGTGAACCGACACGACTCCTTAAAATGGTTAAGGATTACGTGATCTTCGCCGAAAAGGATGAGATGATGCAAAAGTACATTCTTCGCCAGCATCAAACTGAGGCGGTTGAGGCCGTCGTTGAGCGTTCGCATGATGCCAAGAAAACAAGAGGCTTGGTGTGGCATACTCAGGGTAGTGGAAAGACATTTACGATGATCAAGGCAGCAGAATTACTATTCAAGGCTCCTGAATCTGAAAAGCCTACCATTCTTCTTTTGATTGATCGCAATGAGTTAGAAGACCAGATGCTTAAAAATCTGACATCTTTGGGGTTGAATAATGTTAGACATGCTTACAACATTAAAGAGCTTCAGAAGATATTACGTGATGACTATCGCGGTGTCGTCGTGACTATGATTCATAAATTCCGTGATCTCAAGCCTAACGTTAACACCCGGTCCAATATTTATGTACTGGTTGATGAAGCTCACCGTACTACTGGAGGCGACTTGGGTAACTATCTCATGGCTGGTATCCCCAATGCCACATATATTGGCTTTACCGGGACACCAATTGATAAAACTGCCTACGGGAAAGGTACATTCAAAACCTTTGGCGTTGATGACGCCCAGGGCTATCTCCATAAATACACAATCAAAGACAGTATTGCTGATGGAACAACACTTCCGCTGTACTACAATCTGGCTCCCAATGAAATGTTGGTCCCAGTAGAAGACCTTGAAAATGAATTTTTGGCCTTGGCAGAATCAGAAGGGGTGGCAGACATTGAGGAGCTAAACAAAATTCTGGATCGTGCTGTCAATATTAAGAATTTCCTCAAAGGGAGAAATCGAATTGAAAAGGTGGCTAAGTATGTTGCCGAGCACTATCAGCTGAATGTTGAGCCATTAGGGTATAAGGCATTTCTGGTTGCAGTAGACCGAGAAGCTTGTGCTTTGTATAAAAAGGCGATTGATAAATACCTGCCCGGAGACTATTCAGCTGTCGTCTATACTGGAAATAACAACGATAAAGAACTTCTCAAGGAGTTTCATATAGACGAACGAGAAGAGCGGCGTATTCGCCGGGAATTCACCAAACATGGAGAGCAACCGAAAATCCTCATCGTGACCGAAAAACTTCTTACTGGTTTTGACGCCCCCATTCTCTACGCCATGTACCTTGATAAACCCATGCGTGACCACACCCTTCTCCAGGCAATTGCCCGCGTTAATAGGCCGTACGAAAATGAGGATCAGGAAATGGTCAAACCTCATGGATTCGTATTAGATTTTGTCGGGATCTTTGACAAGTTGGAAGCTGCCCTGGCCTTCGATAGTGAAGAGATCAACGCCATTGTAAAAGACATCAAACTACTCAAAACACTGTTCGCCTCGAAAATGCGGGATAAAGCTCCTCAGTACCTGGCATTAATTGAACAGAATTTTAATGATAAAGATGTTGATAGTCTGATCGAATACTTCCGTGATAAAGACCGACGAAAAGAATTTTTCAAAGAGTACAAAGAGATTGAAATGCTCTACGAAATTATTTCTCCTGATGCCTTTTTACGGTCATACATTGATGATTATGGAACGCTGAGTGCAATTTACCAGGTTGTAAGCCGGGCTTATGCCAAACGGGTATACGTTGATAGGGATTTCCAAAAAAAGACCAGTGAGCTTGTTCAAGAGAAAATAGGGGCTACGGATATTGAAATGGTCAATGAATTTTATGAAATAAATGAAGACACCATTTCGCAGATCCAAAAGAAAACCGGTGGCGATAATACCAAGGTCATTAACTTGGTAAAGAGTATTGAAAAGAATGCAGAAGAACAAAGTGGTGATCCCTTCCTTATTGCCATGTCAGACAGAGCACAGACAGTTAAAGAAAGCTTTGAGAATCGGCAAATGACCACTTCTGAAGCCCTTCAAGAGTTATTCAAACAAATCGAAGAAGATAACCGCCGCAGAAGGGAGCAGTCTAAAAAAGGCTTTGATGGACTTACTTTCTTTTTCTATCGAACGTTACTTGATGTGGGTGTGGGAGAAGCCGAAGAAGTAGGCAAAAGAATAAAGGGAGCCTTTACTGAGCATGTGAACTGGGTAAGTAGTGAGCGGGATTATAGGGAATTACGTCGGAAGGTCACCTTTGCAGTGTTGTCGCAGGTAGATGATCCAAATATAGCGACCGATATTGTGGAGCATCTATTCACCATCATTAAGAAAGCGCATAAGATTTAA
- a CDS encoding restriction endonuclease subunit S, whose amino-acid sequence MKDKWVKHKIKDFGRILTGTTPSSKKKEFYGGSYKLISPKDLDRGKSIKTSHKLLTEEGIKVARTLPKNAVLVGCIGNIGKIGMTTDEVSAFNQQINAIICNENYDPDFIYYLVLYNRPILVQASVKTTLPILNKSNFQEIELPTPGIFEQRRIAYVLSTVQQAIELQDQLIELTSELKKALVHKLFTEGIKSEPKKMTEIGPIPESWTLVMFDKFTTLQRGKDLTKKEFIKGEIPVAGAISIIGYHNEANVTGPGVTVTRSGSSAGKATFYSNDFWAHNVVLYVKDFHGNHPKFCYYQLNNLKLEKYKSGVAVPTLNRNTFRSILVPVPSLEEQIKMTKILDSIDDKLSVHKKKKKSLESLFRTLLHKLMTAEISVSNLDFDTLEKSEAYA is encoded by the coding sequence ATGAAAGATAAATGGGTCAAGCATAAGATCAAAGATTTCGGGAGAATTCTTACTGGTACAACCCCTAGTAGCAAAAAAAAGGAATTCTATGGTGGTTCGTATAAACTTATTTCTCCCAAAGATTTGGATCGAGGGAAATCTATTAAAACCTCACACAAACTACTGACGGAAGAAGGAATAAAAGTGGCTAGGACTTTACCAAAAAACGCTGTTCTTGTGGGATGCATTGGAAATATTGGAAAGATTGGCATGACAACTGATGAAGTTTCAGCGTTTAACCAACAGATTAACGCTATTATATGTAATGAAAATTATGATCCTGATTTTATTTACTATTTAGTTCTCTATAACCGACCTATTTTGGTCCAAGCTTCAGTTAAGACCACGCTTCCGATCTTGAATAAAAGTAACTTTCAAGAAATAGAGCTTCCCACTCCAGGTATTTTTGAACAAAGAAGAATAGCATATGTCCTTTCTACAGTTCAGCAAGCTATTGAGTTGCAAGATCAACTGATTGAATTAACATCAGAGTTGAAAAAAGCTTTGGTGCATAAATTGTTCACAGAGGGAATAAAGAGTGAGCCAAAGAAGATGACAGAGATTGGCCCAATACCTGAGAGCTGGACTTTGGTAATGTTTGATAAATTTACCACCCTCCAAAGGGGGAAAGATCTGACGAAAAAAGAATTTATAAAGGGAGAAATACCAGTTGCTGGAGCAATCTCAATAATTGGATACCATAACGAGGCCAATGTAACAGGGCCAGGAGTTACAGTTACAAGGAGTGGTTCTTCTGCTGGGAAAGCCACTTTTTATTCTAATGACTTTTGGGCCCATAATGTTGTTTTATATGTGAAGGATTTTCACGGGAACCATCCTAAATTTTGCTATTATCAGCTTAACAATTTGAAGCTGGAAAAGTACAAATCTGGGGTTGCAGTCCCAACATTAAATCGGAACACTTTTAGAAGTATTTTAGTGCCAGTTCCAAGTCTAGAAGAGCAAATAAAAATGACTAAAATTTTAGATTCCATTGATGATAAATTATCTGTTCACAAGAAAAAAAAGAAATCTCTTGAATCCTTATTTCGCACTCTTCTCCACAAACTAATGACCGCAGAAATTTCGGTAAGTAATTTAGATTTTGATACACTAGAAAAGTCTGAAGCCTATGCCTAA
- a CDS encoding class I SAM-dependent DNA methyltransferase, which produces MANTTKNGTEQKSLESWIWGAACSIRGAKDAPKFKDYILPLIFTKRLCDVFDDELDRIAKEVGSRKKAFALVKLDNDLVRFYLPLTPDNHDDPVWSVIRKLASKIGEQLTTILRDIAKENPTLQGIIDRVDFNATTHGQRDIDDDRLSNLIEKISEKKLGIKDVEPDVIGRSYEYLIRKFAENSGKSAGEFYTPTEVGIIMAKIMDPEPGMEIYDPTCGSGGLLIKNQIVLGEKFAGKGKISPLKLYGQEFTPETWAMAQMNMIVHDMEGEIELGDTMKNPKLIDRNRIKKFDRVVANPMWNQNRDSLPYLGEEFFENDPYDRFSQNPGGNADWAWMQHIYASLKENGRAAVVLDTGAASRGSGNANTNKEKDARKWFVDNDLVEGVIYLPENLFYNTSAPGIIVFIQKDKPAERKDKIFLLNASKVFEKGDPKNFITDEGIKLISSIFTNWKDEEEKLSRIVHKEEIAKNDYNISPSRYIHARETEEYRPIREIIDEINTLEEDAEDVNRQIFSILEKLGI; this is translated from the coding sequence ATGGCGAATACAACTAAGAACGGAACGGAACAAAAATCACTCGAATCATGGATTTGGGGTGCAGCCTGTAGTATCAGAGGAGCGAAAGATGCCCCCAAGTTTAAGGACTACATTCTTCCTCTTATATTTACTAAACGTCTCTGTGATGTATTTGATGACGAACTAGACCGTATTGCAAAAGAAGTTGGTTCCAGGAAAAAGGCATTTGCTTTGGTAAAACTTGATAATGATCTTGTTCGTTTTTACCTACCTTTGACCCCAGATAATCATGACGATCCAGTGTGGTCAGTGATTAGAAAATTGGCGAGTAAAATTGGCGAGCAACTCACTACCATTCTCCGTGATATTGCCAAAGAAAACCCAACCCTCCAAGGAATAATTGATCGTGTGGACTTCAATGCTACCACGCATGGGCAGCGTGATATTGATGATGATCGCCTTTCAAATCTTATTGAAAAAATTAGCGAAAAGAAGCTGGGTATCAAGGATGTTGAGCCTGATGTTATCGGCCGAAGTTACGAGTACCTTATCCGTAAGTTCGCAGAAAACAGCGGAAAGAGTGCGGGTGAGTTTTATACTCCCACCGAGGTTGGGATTATTATGGCGAAAATAATGGACCCTGAGCCCGGAATGGAAATTTATGATCCCACTTGTGGGTCGGGTGGGCTCCTTATTAAAAATCAGATTGTCCTGGGTGAAAAGTTTGCTGGTAAAGGCAAAATATCGCCACTAAAATTGTATGGGCAAGAATTTACCCCCGAGACCTGGGCAATGGCTCAAATGAACATGATCGTTCACGATATGGAGGGAGAGATCGAATTGGGAGATACGATGAAGAATCCAAAATTAATCGACCGAAACAGAATTAAGAAATTTGATCGAGTAGTTGCTAATCCCATGTGGAATCAAAATAGGGATTCATTACCATATCTTGGAGAAGAATTCTTTGAAAATGATCCCTATGACCGCTTTAGTCAAAATCCTGGAGGTAATGCTGATTGGGCTTGGATGCAACATATTTATGCTAGCTTGAAGGAAAATGGTCGGGCTGCTGTAGTCCTTGATACCGGGGCGGCATCTCGTGGATCAGGTAATGCCAACACGAACAAAGAAAAAGATGCCCGTAAGTGGTTTGTAGATAATGATCTGGTCGAGGGGGTAATTTACCTACCGGAAAACCTCTTTTACAACACTTCAGCGCCGGGGATTATTGTCTTCATTCAAAAGGATAAACCGGCTGAGCGAAAGGATAAAATCTTCCTACTTAATGCAAGTAAAGTCTTCGAAAAAGGAGATCCTAAAAACTTTATCACTGATGAAGGAATCAAACTCATCAGTAGCATTTTCACAAACTGGAAAGATGAGGAAGAGAAATTAAGTCGAATAGTACACAAAGAAGAAATTGCAAAAAACGACTATAATATTTCACCGAGCCGGTATATACATGCCAGGGAGACAGAGGAGTATAGACCAATTAGAGAGATAATAGATGAAATAAATACTCTTGAAGAAGATGCTGAGGATGTGAATAGACAAATATTTTCAATTTTGGAAAAGCTAGGTATATGA